In Chloroflexota bacterium, the genomic window AACGCCTACGACCATTGATTCCTCCTCATATAGCCTTCAGGATGGCCATTGCAGCCCATGGATTAGGGCAGGGGCAACTTCACCACATCCAAGAGGTTCAGGAGCGAGGCGATAACTGCGTAGATAGCTACGCCGAAGGTCGCCACGACCAGTGCAACTGGGGTTACGAAGACCACCCCAAGAACCCCCTGGCGTACTGTCCCTCTAATGCCGCTGGCCGGCCGGTTGCCCGAGAAGGCCAGCGTGCCCAGCATCACTGCGACATAGATGCCGGCTCCAACGATCAGGAACGTCATCATCATCACACCTCCGCCCCGTATTCTGGCAGCGCTCTCGGTACTGCCGATCCCATCAGGCGCTGCTCCCCATTCCCCTGCACAGTTCTCAAAAGAACCACATTGAATAGTAGCACATCAGATCAAGATTGTGTGGTCACAATAGCAGCATCTTCAACGGGTATGACGCCGGTGACTTCAACGTGGTCACCATCAAGCCACCGAACCAGAAGAACCGTAAACCTCACTATGAATTGAAGAAGGGTGGACATCTCTGCCCACCCTTCCAGCCATTCTCACTCACGGGAATCTCGAGGGGACGTCCCCTCCTCATAGCGTCGAACCAACTCGCACAGTTCCTCCTCCACCCCGATTAGGGTATTCTCAGTCTCTGCAAGGTTCTCTTCGCTACCGTAACCAGGCTGTCTTTGTATCCTAATAATCTCGAGCCTCATTTGTGAGCGGACTCGGTCGAGTTCCGCAATCTTCCGTTTCAAGGCTGCGCCACTAGTCGGAGATGGACTCATTGTCATTTGGGTACCTCCTTCCTGGCCCCTGACAAAAGGAGGATAGGGTACTGAGCCTCACACCCTATCATGGGGCTGTGGCAAGGGTGACTACACGCCGGGCCCCCTCTGCTGCGCCCAGCCTCACTTTTCAAGGTATCACAGGCAATTCACCAGTTAATCTCAGGCTGATGTGGTTTAATCACAAATTGGACACAAGGAAGGGGGGCCTCGACGGTTCCTCTTCCCCTTTGTGCACAAGTGGCAAAATCACGCTTCACAAAAGGGCGGGAAGGGGGTGGGGTGTAGAGGTACCTCCTCTCCCTTGCCCAGGGCGCCAATGGTGGGAGGATTGTCAGACGCCCTCTGTGACCATCTGGGGCTGAAGGGATAGGGGAGACAGGTGTGAATCATCTACTTGACATTACCAACGCTAGAGTGTATAGTACTCAGCTATGAAGACATACACAACGAAGGAAGCCGCCAAGGAACTGGGCCTGGACCCCAGTCATGTCAGGCTACTGCTGGAACAAGGGAAGATAGAGGGTAGGAAGTTTGG contains:
- a CDS encoding helix-turn-helix domain-containing protein, translating into MKTYTTKEAAKELGLDPSHVRLLLEQGKIEGRKFGRDWVVLSLDYQRRRAPKRKKGETNG